One Solanum lycopersicum chromosome 4, SLM_r2.1 DNA window includes the following coding sequences:
- the LOC101267517 gene encoding WAT1-related protein At1g43650-like produces MKHLVISCAMSMEKQKHYIAMLLTQAIFAGMALFSKAAISQGMNPYVFVTYRQAFAIIALAPLAAFFERKSDVPLSYNIMLKIFLMSLLSTLSLDLYYFSIHYTTATFAAASTNLIPAITFFMAVILRVEALAIKKSHGMAKLLGSSIGVTGALVFALVKGPQLNFMKGNTRGTHSSNLNYSLKEEWLKGSLVMVLANFTWSLWLILQVRIVKQYPAKLRLATLYCLFSWIQSSICAMVMERNISAWKLKWDINLFSVAYCGYIVTGLTYWIQLWTVEKKGPVFVSMFTPLSLIITAIVSAFLWKETLYVGSVCGGILLVGGLYLVLWGKNREAEREINQ; encoded by the exons ATGAAGCACTTAGTAATTAGTTGTGCCATGTCAATGGAAAAACAAAAACACTACATTGCCATGCTCCTCACACAAGCTATTTTTGCAGGCATGGCTTTGTTTTCTAAAGCTGCAATATCTCAAGGGATGAACCCTTATGTTTTCGTTACTTATCGCCAAGCATTTGCTATCATTGCGTTAGCCCCCCTCGCTGCCTTCTTTGAAag AAAATCTGATGTTCCTTTATCCTACAACATCATGCTGAAGATCTTCCTGATGTCATTACTTAG cACTCTAAGTTTGGATCTATACTATTTTTCCATACATTACACCACAGCAACATTTGCTGCAGCCTCCACTAACTTAATTCCAGCCATCACTTTTTTTATGGCAGTAATTTTAAG aGTGGAGGCTCTTGCAATAAAGAAATCACATGGAATGGCAAAACTGTTGGGTTCTTCAATTGGTGTTACAGGAGCTTTGGTATTTGCCTTAGTTAAAGGTCCACAATTGAATTTCATGAAAGGGAACACAAGGGGAACTCATAGCTCAAATTTGAATTATAGTTTGAAGGAAGAGTGGTTAAAAGGTTCACTAGTCATGGTTTTAGCTAACTTCACATGGTCTCTATGGCTCATTTTACAG gttcGTATTGTGAAACAATATCCAGCAAAACTTCGTCTTGCCACTCTATATTGCTTGTTTAGCTGGATACAATCTTCAATTTGTGCCATGGTGATGGAAAGGAATATATCAGCATGGAAGCTAAAATGGGACATTAATCTTTTTTCAGTAGCTTATTGT GGTTATATTGTTACAGGCTTGACATATTGGATACAACTTTGGACTGTAGAGAAAAAAGGGCCAGTATTTGTATCTATGTTCACTCCACTATCACTCATCATAACTGCCATTGTCTCAGCTTTTTTATGGAAGGAAACACTTTACGTGGGAAG TGTATGTGGAGGAATATTGCTAGTTGGTGGGCTTTACTTGGTCCTATGGGGAAAGAATAGAGAAGCAGAGAGGGAAATAAATCAATAG
- the LOC138348211 gene encoding uncharacterized protein has protein sequence MAKTCNKVEFDRLMDTVKTVDVGVKEYLELAGYDKWSRCHAETHRGWAMTSNIAESINAALVSARELPIFNFLEEVRLMFGKWNHDNKYEAACTFTPMIGKAQNLLIEYEALSTRMGVVPSTEYVYNVTDDGRSFVVCLKNKTCSCGKFQYEEIPCEHALAVLKRKSIVADGFCLDLYKPKTVLKIYEIPIYPLPFFSEWVIPEAIMYDEV, from the exons ATGGCAAAGACTTGCAACAAAGTTGAGTTTGACAGGCTGATGGATACTGTAAAAACAGTTGATGTAGGTGTTAAAGAGTATTTGGAACTAGCTGGATATGATAAGTGGTCAAGGTGTCATGCAGAAACTCATCGGGGATGGGCTATGACGTCTAACATTGCAGAGAGTATAAATGCTGCATTAGTATCTGCTAGGGAATTACCAATATTCAATTTTCTGGAAGAGGTAAGACTGATGTTTGGGAAATGGAATCATGACAACAAATACGAGGCAGCCTGCACATTTACTCCGATGATTGGAAAAGCTCAAAATTTACTAATAGAATATGAAGCATTGAGCACACGAATGGGG GTTGTGCCGTCAACTGAATACGTATACAATGTGACTGATGATGGTAGGAGTTTTGTGGTCTGTTTAAAGAACAAAACATGCAGCTGTGGAAAGTTTCAATATGAAGAAATTCCTTGTGAACATGCTTTGGCTGTATTGAAGCGGAAAAGTATAGTAGCCGATGGATTTTGCTTAGATTTGTATAAACCAAAGACAGTTTTGAAGATTTATGAGATACCGATTTATCCATTGCCTTTCTTTTCAGAATGGGTTATACCTGAAGCCATAATGTATGATGAAGTCTGA
- the LOC138348210 gene encoding uncharacterized protein has translation MDAQYPSKRFTRGIPLHVQIDVENPSFSLGLTQKFGEISGSLSKSTNMQDIRSNSNNDPISFVNGSLKNTVDVVTGSKKKRKHKSDVHTSHNDKNEGVGSESIEHKDVKYLGQREPTRIPHMQCYTNIDVMNVQSSKLTESQYRQFCGNTCFAQLCSIRRCHVQAQLIRCMFFREIEGSSKNAILIHVNGTTLRFTIRDFALITGLKCSDNENDFVSNTNEPNRIIHQYFEVGKPVTKSQLIDKFDKKIWVDNDDDAVKFAILFYIHSFIFSEEPIGTVIDRKDFDLVESGRYIDYPWGKKAFDIMIMHLHSKIKHDGKYFRLYGFPLALQVWFYECCSKFDDEIAVKVSDHIPRILNLETKKDFPRLSYFAKGIFRDDNNPDPPSPINNRGKEKIDTYSSPPKKKSRRTISHIQNKSPPRVISKQRGLTKPPRNVSIAKITKAPYPKKQTKKSAKVPAIACIKKNVELKESIASKIPSTSKSQDFNISRDEFDRFKISMEKQFTDLRNFIEINFKVVLDSIKTKNAEDKGDDVEVTRKVSTVGVDQSEEPSLNLPSKLNYQSVLNDLNDQENFVRVNVTSSSPEVTFQQSSSRSPAVQSDFSPLLQQFNTPEPQTEKCEDVPVEVDKERSQFMDDQAEFNNPLFELLNVIYDQTEKMEQEELGDTNKAGSSNADELVVEEDFIFSKPLQIVNDDQTKINIERSIVLHPLLAMDKHTPLPIPRERRPGPFNTSPYVTTFSSESGSSSRFNYVFELKHPFVAMSDVDLTTLYLHFWKWLNEWLLVRHSAK, from the exons ATGGATGCCCAATATCCATCAAAGAGATTTACGAGAGGTATACCATTGCATGTTCAAATTGATGTTGAAAATCCATCGTTTTCATTGGGTCTAACTCAGAAATTTGGGGAGATTTCAGGTTCATTGTCTAAATCTACTAACATGCAAGATATTAGATCCAATTCCAATAATGACCCAATTAGTTTTGTTAATGGAAGTCTGAAGAATACTGTTGATGTTGTTACTGGgtctaaaaagaaaagaaaacataaatctGATGTTCATACCTCTCacaatgataaaaatgaaggcGTTGGTTCTGAGTCAATTGAGCATAAG GATGTTAAGTATTTAGGTCAAAGAGAACCAACAAGAATTCCGCACATGCAGTGTTACACAAATATTGACGTTATGAATGTTCAATCTTCAAAGCTTACTGAGTCACAGTACAGACAATTCTGTGGAAATACATGTTTTGCTCAACTATGCAGCATTCGTAGGTGTCACGTTCAGGCACAACTAATTAGGTGCATGTTTTTTAGAGAAATTGAAGGTAGCTCAAAAAATGCAATCCTGATACATGTCAATGGCACTACTCTACGTTTCACCATTCGCGACTTTGCTTTAATAACTGGGTTAAAATGTTCTGATAACGAGAATGATTTTGTCTCTAATACTAATGAACCAAATAGGATTATTCATCAGTATTTTGAAGTTGGAAAACCCGTCACCAAGAGTCAATTGATTGAcaagtttgataaaaaaatttgggtagataatgatgatgatgctgTTAAATTTGCAATATTGTTctacattcattcattcatctTTTCTGAAGAACCAATTg gtaCTGTAATTGATAGAAAAGATTTTGATTTAGTTGAATCAGGTAGATACATTGACTATCCTTGGGGTAAAAAGGCTTTTGATATAATGATTATGCATTTGCATAGTAAGATCAAACATGATGGGAAGTATTTTAGGTTGTATGGTTTCCCACTTGCTTTGCAAGTGTGGTTTTATGAATGTTGTTCaaaatttgatgatgaaattgcTGTTAAAGTATCTGATCACATCCCTAGGATACTCAACTTGGAGACAAAAAAAGATTTTCCTCGTCTAAGCTATTTCGCTAAGGGCATATTCAGAGACGACAACAATCCG GATCCTCCAAGTCCAATAAACAATCGTGGAAAAGAAAAGATTGATACTTATTCGtctcctcctaagaagaaatcaAGGCGCACAATCAGTCATATTCAGAATAAGTCACCACCCCGAGTCATTTCTAAGCAGCGCGGTTTGACAAAGCCTCCTCGAAATGTCAGTATTGCAAAAATAACTAAGGCACCATATCCGAAAAAGCAGACCAAAAAATCTGCTAAGGTTCCAGCAATTGCATGCATTAAGAAAAATGTTGAGCTTAAAGAAAGTATTGCTTCTAAAATTCCATCCACCAGCAAGTCACAGGATTTCAACATATCGCGTGATGAGTTTGATCGATTCAAAATTtca ATGGAGAAACAGTTTACTGATTTAAGAAACTTCATTGAAATCAACTTCAAAGTTGTGTTGGATTCTATCAAAACCAAGAATGCGGAAGATAAG GGTGACGATGTAGAAGTAACACGTAAAGTTTCAACAGTCGGTGTCGATCAGTCCGAAGAACCTTCTCTGAATTTACCTTCTAAATTGAACTATCAATCTGTTTTGAATGATCTAAATGATCAAGAG aattttgTTCGAGTAAATGTCACATCATCTAGTCCTGAAGTTACATTTCAGCAGTCATCTTCACGCTCTCCAGCTGTTCAATCAGATTTTAGCCCTTTACTTCAACAATTCAACACTCCCGAGCcacaa ACGGAGAAATGTGAAGATGTTCCAGTAGAAGTGGACAAAGAAAGATCCCAATTCATGGATGATCAAGCAGAATTCAACAATCCTTTATTT GAATTATTGAATGTTATATATGATCAAACTGAAAAGATGGAGCAAGAAGAATTGGGAGATACAAACAAAGCAGGATCATCCAATGCAGATGAATTAGTTGTTGAGGAAGATTTCATCTTTTCAAAACCTCTTCAGATTGTAAATGATgatcaaacaaaaattaatatagaaaGAAGCATTGTGTTACATCCTTTGTTAGCTATGGACAAACACACACCATTACCAATTCCAAGGGAAAGGCGTCCAGGCCCATTCAACACATCGCCTTATGTGACAACGTTCAGTTCTGAATCTG GTAGTTCATCAAGGTTCAACTACGTGTTTGAACTGAAACATCCATTTGTTGCAATGTCGGATGTGGATCTTACAACTTTATATCTGCACTTCTGGAAATGGTTAAATGAATGGCTTCTTGTCAGGCATAGCGCAAagtaa
- the LOC138348212 gene encoding uncharacterized protein has translation MASLAILVKHSGRWDNDNCYVDYTIDEMIFKESSSYNDLYNVIAMQLGIDTNVNKLKIEYNIDKSKLPSIIGTNELCGSSNQDSDTITSISINENDEFDNRQLSIGELVEPLHILWSGSCDGVISDPCNKFVEVDQVYKTKDILKSVMEKYAIEKRFQYRTLRSKAISYTLECISDECEWLMKASNVNKSGIFRIRAFNTDHTCPLKDKVYSQKHATSMLIGGIIKSKLVDHKRKYTPSDIRSDVKIYLGVDVNYSLAWRAREKALVALRGTVAASYSKLPAYLYMMNITYPGSHIRLKKTDKNEFLYFFVALNSFIQGFEHCWPVIVVDGSHLRGPYNGTFVAASTTDRAGHIFPLAYGIIDSKNDAAWF, from the exons ATGGCTTCACTGGCTATATTGGTTAAGCATTCTGGTAGATGGGATAATGACAATTGCTACGTTGATTATACAATTGATGAGATGATTTTTAAAGAAAGTTCATCGTATAATGATTTGTATAATGTCATTGCAATGCAATTAGGGATTGATACGAATGTGAATAAACTCAAAATTGAGTATAATATTGACAAAAG CAAACTGCCTAGTATAATTGGTACCAATGAACTGTGTGGAAGTTCAAATCAGGATAGCGATACGATAACATCTATCAGcatcaatgaaaatgatgaatttgatAATAGGCAGCTGAGTATTGGTGAGTTGGTAGAGCCGCTTCATATTTTGTGGTCAGGGAGCTGCGATGGAGTTATTTCAGATCCTTGTAATAAGTTCGTGGAGGTAGACCAAGTGTATAAGACCAAAGACATATTGAAATCTGTGATGGAAAAATATGCAATTGAAAAAAGATTTCAATATAGAACACTGAGGTCAAAAGCAATCAG TTATACACTGGAGTGTATTTCTGATGAATGTGAATGGTTAATGAAAGCATCTAATGTCAACAAGTCTGGTATATTTAGAATAAGAGCATTTAATACAGACCATACTTGTCCTTTGAAGGATAAAGTGTATTCACAAAAACATGCCACAAGCATGCTGATTGGAGGGATCATTAAATCCAAACTTGTTGATCACAAGAGAAAATATACACCTTCTGATATTCGCAGTGATGTAAAGATATATTTGGGAGTTGATGTAAATTACTCGTTGGCTTGGAGGGCTAGAGAAAAGGCTCTAGTTGCATTGAGGGGGACTGTAGCTGCATCTTACAGCAAGCTTCCAGCATATTTGTATATGATGAATATAACATATCCAGGCTCGCATATACGTCTAAAGAAAACAGATAAAAATGAgttcttgtatttctttgttgCATTGAATAGTTTTATACAAGGCTTTGAACATTGCTGGCCTGTAATTGTTGTGGATGGAAGTCACCTAAGAGGACCGTATAATGGAACATTTGTTGCTGCAAGTACAACGGACCGAGCAG GACACATTTTTCCACTAGCATATGGTATCATTGATTCGAAAAATGATGCAgcttggttttga
- the LOC101267802 gene encoding thioredoxin-like fold domain-containing protein MRL7L, chloroplastic: protein MELQHSLRLQLLAPPSQEKCLRSFPSVFGIFPQRKNRLRSFNLCSLKLNNFGPSVPNFWRSQLTVQGLRLKGSKASKLEELLKFGNGEEDDGDESESDSDGGHKRDDYFHMDEDERREWRRKIRDVIKMSPDVEEEVDPVERRQKMQKLLADYPLVVDEEDPDWPEDADGRGFNLDQFFNKISIKNVKKDDDENDDDNELVWQDDDYIRPVKDLTTAEWEETVYKDISPLIVLVHNRYKRPKENEMARDELEKAIHIIWNCRLPSPRCVAIDAVVEVDLVSALKVSVFPELIFTKAGKILYREKVSRTADELSKMMAFFYYGAAKPPCLSSIENSQELIPTI from the exons ATGGAATTACAACACAGCCTAAGACTGCAGCTTTTGGCCCCACCTTCACAAGAGAAATGCTTGAGAAGCTTCCCTTCAGTGTTTGGAATTTTCCCACAAAGGAAAAACAGACTGAGAAGTTTTAATCTCTGTTCCttgaaattgaataattttgGTCCATCAGTACCAAACTTTTGGAGGTCCCAATTGACG GTTCAGGGTCTCAGACTAAAGGGATCAAAAGCTTCGAAGCTAGAAGAGTTGCTCAAATTTGGCAATGGAGAGGAAGATGATGGAGATGAATCTGAATCTGATTCTGATGGAGGTCATAAGAGGGACGATTACTTTCATATGGATGAGGATGAAAGGCGGGAATGGAGGAGGAAGATAAGAGATGTCATTAAAATGTCTCCTGATGTTGAGGAAGAGGTAGATCCTGTTGAGAGAAGACAAAAGATGCAAAAGCTTTTGGCTGATTACCCTCTTGTTGTTGATGAGGAAGACCCTGATTGGCCAGAAGATGCTGATGGGCGAGGTTTTAACTTGGATCAATTCTTCAATAAGATCAGTATCAAGAATGTTAAGAAAGATGACGATGAAAATGATGACGACAATGAATTAGTATGGCAAGATGATGATTATATTCGTCCAGTTAAAGACTTGACCACTGCAGAGTGGGAGGAGACTGTCTATAAGGACATCAGTCCCCTTATTGTTCTTGTTCATAATCGCTACAAAAG GCCTAAGGAAAATGAAATGGCACGGGATGAATTGGAGAAGGCTATCCACATCATCTGGAATTGCAGGCTACCATCGCCAAGG TGTGTAGCAATTGATGCTGTTGTTGAAGTTGACTTGGTGTCTGCTTTGAAAGTCTCTGTTTTTCCCGAGCTCATCTTCACTAAAGCAGGGAAAATCTTGTACCGTGAGAAAG TGAGCCGAACAGCAGATGAGCTGTCCAAAATGATGGCGTTCTTCTACTATGGAGCTGCCAAGCCACCTTGTCTCAGTAGCATTGAGAATTCTCAAGAACTAATACCTACAATCTGA